Proteins encoded in a region of the Neodiprion virginianus isolate iyNeoVirg1 chromosome 2, iyNeoVirg1.1, whole genome shotgun sequence genome:
- the LOC124298012 gene encoding folylpolyglutamate synthase, mitochondrial-like isoform X3, with amino-acid sequence MDVIRALNTLQTNAQYLRAAKTNHSSGSESIQDMKKYLFRSGLTLEDVDKLSIIHVTGTKGKGSTCAFTEAILRQYGYRTGFYSSPHLIHVTERIRINGQPIKEDHFAKYFWHVFNKLSSQKESETDMPAYFKFITVLMFHIFLNADIDVVILEVGVGGEYDCTNIVRNPVCVGISSLGLEHTMLLGNTLEEIAHQKSGILKENSIAFTVPQPDNVINVIKQRAIERNCELRMVPDFKSYYWTRDPPDLGIPGPVQEINASLAVQLAHTWILKMANRNSRLSNGNEADNRLIDTSENNNACAAKILRRSQFNSTFNGKENLHHSSLLHSESQISSVSATLDENNDFSIISPKKTALALSCCVWPGRTQVLCGRTMDFYLDGAHTSESVEHCASWYLSKVDNKGAKRFLIFNITGDRDVFKLLKPLKRLHFEKVYFVPNISGKTVKLDQLELQTTSSLQHERCMRNHEIWGEKNSMVLKNVCEALSHITSTFYSHRNTNNDEGKPQVLITGSLHLVGAALLVLDPNLTMKTNY; translated from the exons Atg GACGTGATACGTGCTCTGAATACTTTACAAACAAACGCACAGTACTTGAGGGCAGCTAAAACGAATCATTCTTCGGGAAGCGAATCCATTcaagatatgaaaaaatatctttttcg GTCTGGTTTGACTCTTGAAGATGTCGACAAACTGTCGATAATCCATGTCACAGGAACCAAGGGGAAAGGATCGACTTGTGCATTCACGGAGGCGATACTGCGCCAATATGGATATCGCACAGGGTTTTATAGTTCGCCGCATTTAATACATGTTACGGAAAGGATAAGAATCAACGGGCAGCCGATAAAGGAGGAtcattttgcaaaatatttttggcatGTCTTCAACAAATTGAGTAGTCAGAAGGAAAGCGAAACCGATATGCCTGCATACTTTAAATTCATCACTGTTTTAATGTTTCACATATTTCTAAATGCTGACATCGATGTTGTTATTCTTGAAGTTGGTGTCGGCGGTGAATACGACTGCACGAACATTGTCAGAAATCCTGTGTGTGTTGGTATTTCCAGTCTGGGATTGGAGCATACCATGTTGTTAGGAAACACGCTGGAAGAAATTGCGCATCAGAAGTCAGGcatattgaaagaaaattcaatcgcATTCACAGTTCCACAACCAGACAATGTTATAAACGTTATCAAGCAAAGGGCTATCGAGAGAAACTGTGAGCTGCGAATGGTACCAGATTTCAAATCTTACTATTGGACCAGAGATCCACCAGATCTAGGGATACCTGGTCCTGTTCAAGAGATTAATGCGTCTTTAGCTGTACAATTGGCGCACACTTGGATTCTGAAAATGGCAAACAGAAATTCACGGCTTTCAAACGGTAACGAAGCAGATAATCGTCTTATTGATACGAGCGAAAACAATAATGCTTGTGCTGCAAAAATTCTTCGTAGGTCACAGTTCAATTCAACTTTTAATGGCAAAGAGAATTTACATCATAGTAGCCTCCTTCATTCAGAGTCTCAAATTTCTTCCGTTTCCGCCACtctcgatgaaaataatgatttctCTATAATTTCCCCTAAGAAAACTGCCCTCGCATTGTCTTGCTGTGTGTGGCCAGGTCGCACGCAAGTATTGTGTGGTAGAACAATGGACTTTTACTTGGACGGTGCTCATACATCTGAAAGTGTTGAACATTGCGCCTCTTGGTATCTAAGTAAGGTAGATAATAAGGGCGCAAAACGTTTCCTGATATTCAATATAACGGGCGATCGAGACGTGTTTAAACTATTGAAGCCACTGAAACGTTTACactttgaaaaagtttattttgtACCAAACATATCGGGGAAAACAGTTAAGCTAGATCAATTAGAATTGCAAACGACAAGTAGTCTACAGCATGAAAGATGCATGAGAAATCACGAGAtatggggtgaaaaaaattcaatggtattaaaaaatgtttgcgaAGCATTATCGCACATCACTAGCACGTTTTACTCACACAGAAATACCAACAATGATGAAGGTAAACCACAGGTACTTATCACTGGGTCTCTGCACTTGGTAGGTGCTGCATTATTAGTTTTAGATCCAAATTTAACTATGAAAACGAATTACTGA
- the LOC124298012 gene encoding folylpolyglutamate synthase, mitochondrial-like isoform X1: protein MPFFCKKMTQLITRGRFVSTGTSYEDVIRALNTLQTNAQYLRAAKTNHSSGSESIQDMKKYLFRSGLTLEDVDKLSIIHVTGTKGKGSTCAFTEAILRQYGYRTGFYSSPHLIHVTERIRINGQPIKEDHFAKYFWHVFNKLSSQKESETDMPAYFKFITVLMFHIFLNADIDVVILEVGVGGEYDCTNIVRNPVCVGISSLGLEHTMLLGNTLEEIAHQKSGILKENSIAFTVPQPDNVINVIKQRAIERNCELRMVPDFKSYYWTRDPPDLGIPGPVQEINASLAVQLAHTWILKMANRNSRLSNGNEADNRLIDTSENNNACAAKILRRSQFNSTFNGKENLHHSSLLHSESQISSVSATLDENNDFSIISPKKTALALSCCVWPGRTQVLCGRTMDFYLDGAHTSESVEHCASWYLSKVDNKGAKRFLIFNITGDRDVFKLLKPLKRLHFEKVYFVPNISGKTVKLDQLELQTTSSLQHERCMRNHEIWGEKNSMVLKNVCEALSHITSTFYSHRNTNNDEGKPQVLITGSLHLVGAALLVLDPNLTMKTNY from the exons ATgccatttttttgtaagaaaatgACACAACTTATCACACGCGGACGATTTGTCTCCACCGGCACGAGCTACGAG GACGTGATACGTGCTCTGAATACTTTACAAACAAACGCACAGTACTTGAGGGCAGCTAAAACGAATCATTCTTCGGGAAGCGAATCCATTcaagatatgaaaaaatatctttttcg GTCTGGTTTGACTCTTGAAGATGTCGACAAACTGTCGATAATCCATGTCACAGGAACCAAGGGGAAAGGATCGACTTGTGCATTCACGGAGGCGATACTGCGCCAATATGGATATCGCACAGGGTTTTATAGTTCGCCGCATTTAATACATGTTACGGAAAGGATAAGAATCAACGGGCAGCCGATAAAGGAGGAtcattttgcaaaatatttttggcatGTCTTCAACAAATTGAGTAGTCAGAAGGAAAGCGAAACCGATATGCCTGCATACTTTAAATTCATCACTGTTTTAATGTTTCACATATTTCTAAATGCTGACATCGATGTTGTTATTCTTGAAGTTGGTGTCGGCGGTGAATACGACTGCACGAACATTGTCAGAAATCCTGTGTGTGTTGGTATTTCCAGTCTGGGATTGGAGCATACCATGTTGTTAGGAAACACGCTGGAAGAAATTGCGCATCAGAAGTCAGGcatattgaaagaaaattcaatcgcATTCACAGTTCCACAACCAGACAATGTTATAAACGTTATCAAGCAAAGGGCTATCGAGAGAAACTGTGAGCTGCGAATGGTACCAGATTTCAAATCTTACTATTGGACCAGAGATCCACCAGATCTAGGGATACCTGGTCCTGTTCAAGAGATTAATGCGTCTTTAGCTGTACAATTGGCGCACACTTGGATTCTGAAAATGGCAAACAGAAATTCACGGCTTTCAAACGGTAACGAAGCAGATAATCGTCTTATTGATACGAGCGAAAACAATAATGCTTGTGCTGCAAAAATTCTTCGTAGGTCACAGTTCAATTCAACTTTTAATGGCAAAGAGAATTTACATCATAGTAGCCTCCTTCATTCAGAGTCTCAAATTTCTTCCGTTTCCGCCACtctcgatgaaaataatgatttctCTATAATTTCCCCTAAGAAAACTGCCCTCGCATTGTCTTGCTGTGTGTGGCCAGGTCGCACGCAAGTATTGTGTGGTAGAACAATGGACTTTTACTTGGACGGTGCTCATACATCTGAAAGTGTTGAACATTGCGCCTCTTGGTATCTAAGTAAGGTAGATAATAAGGGCGCAAAACGTTTCCTGATATTCAATATAACGGGCGATCGAGACGTGTTTAAACTATTGAAGCCACTGAAACGTTTACactttgaaaaagtttattttgtACCAAACATATCGGGGAAAACAGTTAAGCTAGATCAATTAGAATTGCAAACGACAAGTAGTCTACAGCATGAAAGATGCATGAGAAATCACGAGAtatggggtgaaaaaaattcaatggtattaaaaaatgtttgcgaAGCATTATCGCACATCACTAGCACGTTTTACTCACACAGAAATACCAACAATGATGAAGGTAAACCACAGGTACTTATCACTGGGTCTCTGCACTTGGTAGGTGCTGCATTATTAGTTTTAGATCCAAATTTAACTATGAAAACGAATTACTGA
- the LOC124298012 gene encoding folylpolyglutamate synthase, mitochondrial-like isoform X2, translating into MPFFCKKMTQLITRGRFVSTGTSYEVRRIPGRRFKHIWQQWSGLTLEDVDKLSIIHVTGTKGKGSTCAFTEAILRQYGYRTGFYSSPHLIHVTERIRINGQPIKEDHFAKYFWHVFNKLSSQKESETDMPAYFKFITVLMFHIFLNADIDVVILEVGVGGEYDCTNIVRNPVCVGISSLGLEHTMLLGNTLEEIAHQKSGILKENSIAFTVPQPDNVINVIKQRAIERNCELRMVPDFKSYYWTRDPPDLGIPGPVQEINASLAVQLAHTWILKMANRNSRLSNGNEADNRLIDTSENNNACAAKILRRSQFNSTFNGKENLHHSSLLHSESQISSVSATLDENNDFSIISPKKTALALSCCVWPGRTQVLCGRTMDFYLDGAHTSESVEHCASWYLSKVDNKGAKRFLIFNITGDRDVFKLLKPLKRLHFEKVYFVPNISGKTVKLDQLELQTTSSLQHERCMRNHEIWGEKNSMVLKNVCEALSHITSTFYSHRNTNNDEGKPQVLITGSLHLVGAALLVLDPNLTMKTNY; encoded by the exons ATgccatttttttgtaagaaaatgACACAACTTATCACACGCGGACGATTTGTCTCCACCGGCACGAGCTACGAGGTACGTCGTATTCCCGGTCGCCGTTTTAAACACATTTGGCAACAAtg GTCTGGTTTGACTCTTGAAGATGTCGACAAACTGTCGATAATCCATGTCACAGGAACCAAGGGGAAAGGATCGACTTGTGCATTCACGGAGGCGATACTGCGCCAATATGGATATCGCACAGGGTTTTATAGTTCGCCGCATTTAATACATGTTACGGAAAGGATAAGAATCAACGGGCAGCCGATAAAGGAGGAtcattttgcaaaatatttttggcatGTCTTCAACAAATTGAGTAGTCAGAAGGAAAGCGAAACCGATATGCCTGCATACTTTAAATTCATCACTGTTTTAATGTTTCACATATTTCTAAATGCTGACATCGATGTTGTTATTCTTGAAGTTGGTGTCGGCGGTGAATACGACTGCACGAACATTGTCAGAAATCCTGTGTGTGTTGGTATTTCCAGTCTGGGATTGGAGCATACCATGTTGTTAGGAAACACGCTGGAAGAAATTGCGCATCAGAAGTCAGGcatattgaaagaaaattcaatcgcATTCACAGTTCCACAACCAGACAATGTTATAAACGTTATCAAGCAAAGGGCTATCGAGAGAAACTGTGAGCTGCGAATGGTACCAGATTTCAAATCTTACTATTGGACCAGAGATCCACCAGATCTAGGGATACCTGGTCCTGTTCAAGAGATTAATGCGTCTTTAGCTGTACAATTGGCGCACACTTGGATTCTGAAAATGGCAAACAGAAATTCACGGCTTTCAAACGGTAACGAAGCAGATAATCGTCTTATTGATACGAGCGAAAACAATAATGCTTGTGCTGCAAAAATTCTTCGTAGGTCACAGTTCAATTCAACTTTTAATGGCAAAGAGAATTTACATCATAGTAGCCTCCTTCATTCAGAGTCTCAAATTTCTTCCGTTTCCGCCACtctcgatgaaaataatgatttctCTATAATTTCCCCTAAGAAAACTGCCCTCGCATTGTCTTGCTGTGTGTGGCCAGGTCGCACGCAAGTATTGTGTGGTAGAACAATGGACTTTTACTTGGACGGTGCTCATACATCTGAAAGTGTTGAACATTGCGCCTCTTGGTATCTAAGTAAGGTAGATAATAAGGGCGCAAAACGTTTCCTGATATTCAATATAACGGGCGATCGAGACGTGTTTAAACTATTGAAGCCACTGAAACGTTTACactttgaaaaagtttattttgtACCAAACATATCGGGGAAAACAGTTAAGCTAGATCAATTAGAATTGCAAACGACAAGTAGTCTACAGCATGAAAGATGCATGAGAAATCACGAGAtatggggtgaaaaaaattcaatggtattaaaaaatgtttgcgaAGCATTATCGCACATCACTAGCACGTTTTACTCACACAGAAATACCAACAATGATGAAGGTAAACCACAGGTACTTATCACTGGGTCTCTGCACTTGGTAGGTGCTGCATTATTAGTTTTAGATCCAAATTTAACTATGAAAACGAATTACTGA